DNA from Eucalyptus grandis isolate ANBG69807.140 chromosome 5, ASM1654582v1, whole genome shotgun sequence:
GGCAAGAAATAAAGCCCGGGCGTCGAGCGCAAGCATTGGGAGTGCTCAAGCCGCTACGACAACACGAGTGAACTGGTGTTTACACTTATCAAGCATTGGGAGTGCTTGAGTCGCTTTCTATGCCAGTTTTGCCATACATTGGTTGGGTTGAATCATTTTGATGCTAGGACAGTTTAGGTTGTTCATCCTCTCTCAATCATGCTCACGTAAAAGCCACTGAATTTGGAAAGTATATCGACAGCCAAGCAGTTCATACTGCTGCAACACATGAACTAGAGGTGTCTCATACATAAACGTCCTAAAATCTGATCTGAATACAAAGAATACACAGCGATGGGAATTGACTGTCGCCGAATCTTGTCAAATCATGGAAGCTTAGACAATTAAAAAACTTGTCTCCTCAGCGGACCCTTCCTAGCTcggtatgacttgtatgatcaCCACTTCGATGGGCTCGGGAGTGGCTCGAAATGGTCAGGTACATCCAGTGGCAAGTCGTCGAAGAAGATATCCGGCTTCCCCACGTTTACATTCCCTCGCATCATGCTGTCGCCACCTTTACAACACAACGAAGGATCAAGAAGGGGCATGTCGGGAGGAAATCCCTCTCCGTCCACAAGCTCGGAAGCGTCATCCCCAGGGCCCAGCAAACTGAAATAGTCGGGGTCATCGAGCCTCGACATGGGATCTTGGCTCTCAGGCGAGAACGAGATGCCGAATTGCGCAAGCGGTATGTGAGGGAACGGGATTTGCATGTGGGGATCGGAGTAGAGGCCCTCACTGGAGTTGAACTCGTGTGGAGCCAAATGGCTGCTGGCACTGGGAGTACCTGGGTTCGGCAGGTCGGGCGGTGGCGGAAGCAGTCTCAGTGGCGGCGGAGGATCCGCGATGTGCGGCATTGTGCACAAGTGAGCCCTTGAGGTTGACTCTTCCTCCGCCGAAGAGCTCAATTTGGGAACCTAGAAAAGAATGAAGACGGGCATAAATCCATGCATCTTTCTTCAATTTAAGAACTTCAAATTGAAGCTTCAATTCTCTTGAAACATTCTCGTCAACGACAGTATAACCGATCATTTCGAACCGAAGTGATAACAAGATATTCTGCTCGATTAAAGGACCAGTTAAACTGTATCGACACCTGCAACATTATCCCTCCGATGCAATACGAAGTAACCGGCGAAATTCGAAATATACGAGGCcaagaaaagatttttgttcAAGTTTTTTGTACCTCCAAAGTAGGGACATTGTGATAGGGAACAGCAGGGACGTCCCTTTTGTGCTTGTGCTGCTTGGAAGATGAGGCCTGCAGGATCCTGGCCAGCCTCTTTTGCCTGCTGCTCCAGAAGTTCTTCACGTCGTTGTCGGTCCGTCCAGGCAAGTGCGTCGCGATCCTCGCCCATTTGTTCCCAAACTGCGCCTGCAACTCTATCACCACCCTCTCTTCCTCCGCCGAGAATTTGCAGCCACTGGACACGAGCAAAACCCAAAAAGCGAAATGAACAATCACAAGCCAAAAGCACTCAAATTCATCCCGACACGACTCCACAACGAATGAGAAAGCGGTGAAAGGATTACAAAACGGCACCGACGCCGATACACAGCGATTCAGGCGCGAAGAAAAGGGTCCATACTTTTTGAGATTAGGCCTGAGCTTGTTGACCCAGCGGAGGCGGCACGACTTGCCGGTGCGCTGCAGGAGGCCCTTGGATCGAATGGAGCTCCAGTCGCGGGGACCATACTTCTTCACATGGCTGATCAGGACGTCGTCCTCCTCGGCCTTCCACGGCCCTTTCCTCAGCACTTGCTGCTGCTCCTCCCTCTTCCCCTCCATCGACGCGCAACTCCTCATCGGACTCCCTCGTCGACGTGCTGCCTTACtccaaagatgatgatgatgatgaagcagCAGAaggttcttcttcctcctcgttcTTCCTGTGCAAAACAACACGTACTCTGCCCGTCCGCGAACTCTTGTCTACCGGTTCGTGTTGTCCCATGTTGTAAGTGATTTTTTGAAAGTGGCGGTTGTAGGATGACGGTTACCTCCCCACTCCCCCCACATTCCCCTATTTTCTCTCGCTTTTCCAAGGtattatctctcttttttacctattttttcccttttatttcagCACGTTTCTTTTCGTCCAAGTAATTCGTGCTTCTTAGGGAGAATTggaaaagagcaaaaagaattAAGTCTAGCGCATTGATCTCATGATTCAAGGATGAACACGAGCTATGCAATTCAAGGCGAGCAAAGGCTTAGTTTGGCAGAAAGAATCAAATCGAGCATTCCCGCTTTATTCATGAACATGGGGTTGGTTCTTCGAAATCTCAATAGGCCAAGTGAGTAGATACATTTTGACGCTTTTAAGGTACACATATCGTTTACTGAGTTATGCTTTATGTTGCTAACTTACAAATTTTACTGGCTaacaaatagagaaaaaaaaaaaaagagggacgGAGAAATCTAAGCAAAACTAATTTACTAATATTAATTAAGCGTATGGATGAATAAATAATTATCACTGCAGCACATCATAAATTTTTGGACCCATTTAGAAAATAAGGCGAGTGAGTCAATACATTTTAACCATTTTaagtaacaatttttttgtctttttgtgtCGATTTACCCACTATGTTGctaattttacaaattttactggcaagtaaagaaagaaatgaaacaaaaaagagagaggtggGACAAGTTAAAAAATAAGACTTATTAAATTTAATGAAACATATCAATGAATATCCattgaaatatatttattttatggaaataaTTTGATATACGAATAAGAGATTgcaatattaaaatgaaaaaggtcTTGATCTTGCACTAGAGCACGAATGGTTTAAAACGGTATATTTTTGCAACTTGATTGAGCTAGCGTGATTTTAGATATACAAATacacaataaaataatttgaaatcatgccattttcttttacaaCTGGAAGACGGAATAGTTTGATAAGGGCTTAAAAAAGAACTCAATATTTAACAGaacttcttaaaagaaaaaggaaatggaataATGAATTACTCTACCGATTTCTTTGCCTAGAGTTTTGTGATCTGAAAAGATTGTTAGAGAGAAGAAAGGGAGTGGGAAGAAGTGGGAGAGTACTGCCAAAGGCAAATTTGTGGCATTTTATTGTCCAAATTAAGGAACATAAACCTCAAAATTTCCTCATGGTAATCTTAATTTCTTCTGTTTCGAGGATTCGGCAGCAATAAGAATGAGCTCCTGGATGAATCACAAGCATTTGAACAGTGCAAAAAGCATATCCCATACACGAAAAGCGCCTCTTTTTATCTGAGGGAGAAATAACAATGACTCAAGATGTCAAAAACACCACCGAAACGAGTTGCTCCCTGCACAGAAGTTCAAGCATGAAGTTTTTGCTTCATTACCTGAGAAACCAAACAACCATGATTCACGCAAGCATCTGCACATCCCACAATTGTACTCGGCATTTGTAGCAGCAAACGAACGATGAAATCCTACTTGCCTTGTGCTTGCCCAAAAGTGTCATCTCTACCAAAAGATGAGCGCGAGATATAAATGAAATCACTAATGTTATGTGCAGCAGGCATCAGGAAGGCACAAAGATCGGACGAAGTTGGGATCGAGTGCAATTATATCGTCACTGTTCCTAAAGTCACTTCGGCTAGGTAACTGGAGATTCCCACACGTCCTCATGCCATGTGCCAACAAGATTCTGGTCATTGATTATCTGATTTCCTCCTGGAAAAAATCATTAGTTAGAACTAGAAGGCTTGGTCAGTGAGCACTATACTAGATTATCTCAACTTCACAACGATGTCATGTATGGAATAGACATGTAAAACTAGTGCAAGGCAACCAAACAATAGAATCAGGCTAGAAGTGGTAAATGCACAGAGAAGGCAAACCATGTGCAACAAAATAAACTCTTCTTTCTCTCACTTCTTGTTTCCCAGGAAGCATTATACATTATGGAAAGTTAGAACAAACACCACCAGTGAAAAAAACTTTACACTTGTGATCTTATCCACCCTTGATGTAAGGGTTCGTGAGAGAGTTGTTTATTAAAATCCTCAAATCCAGGGTGAACAACACCACCTTTATAAAATTCTTTCTACACCTCCGGTGTGTTCGATAATTACTTGTTATACATCATAAGCTTTAAGAAGTAACCAATTCATCTGGCtggggggaaaaagagagatcaTGGGAGATTTGTTATTTCATAGGATATGGATGGAAGAACATACTCGTTCACCTGTGCAACAGGAGGATTCCCGAGGTTAGTCCTTATATTAGCACCTATCTCAATGAGATCTTCAACCTACAAAAGTCACGCAACCATTAGTAAATAACCAAACATAAAGACCACGCTATGGCAAGGCTGATACATGAAATTAGAACCACcatatattttctttacttgGTAGCAAAACAACATGGAAAGAGGCAAAATATTCTCAGCCTGCCATTGCATGTGGCAGTCATAGTACAAGCCAGAAAGCAAACTTTGCTGTTCAGATGGAGACTTTTCATGTAATAGTAGGATAGAATTATCAAAGCACCAAGGCACATATGTGCATGACCCCATCAATGCTGATGGATAATGGGCACGGAGCAGATAATGTGAAATCACCACTCCACTGTGCCAAGAGATTTTTTCATAAGGGGAGAGGATTGTTAGTTGTGTATTTTTCTCCTCTCAAGTCCATATCACAACACCATGTGAAAAACTAAAAAGGCCTTCCAACCAAATGGTTCGACCCCAGAGAGCATCTTGCTTCACAGTGATCCTCAAACTCGAAGGAAGAGATCCTCCCCCCTCCCCAACCCCAcacccacccccaaaaaaaaaaaaaaaaaaaaaaaaaaaactcagggTATCTCCACTGACCTACCCATGAATGGCAATTTTTCCCCACAGTAATACACGGGCCAAAGAAATGCCAAAGATTCACAATGCAGATTCTGAACATCAACAAGGTAATCCCACAAGGCACAACAACCAGAGACGAATCCTGTATTTCATCTCTTCTACAACTGATCTTGCAGCCATGACAGCCGACTTTCTACAACAGAGCAAACAAAGTACCCCATATTTCACGGGAAAAAAGACTAAACAACCCTATGATATCAAATCCCTGAAATAATCTGAAATTCTCCTTCTTTAGCCCCGGAAAAATCATATCCAAAGCAAACACAGGACCCTTAGACAGAAGAAACATATCGCTCAACAGCTGAAACACACTCTTTTGCTACATTCTATTTAAGTATGTAACGAAACACATTTCGGTACATTAAAGTTGAAACGGGGGCCAAGGTCTACACTTTACATGTTAGTACTCTTCTCAATGCGATAAATACACATTTCGGTGCATTAAGGTTGCAATGGAGATCAAGGACTACACTTTACATGATGGTTCTCTTCTCAATGCAATGAATACACATTTTGGTAACATTAAGGTTGCAATGGAGACCGAGGACTGCACTTTCCATGTCGGTACTCAAGGCCGAGTCCTACCCATGGTGCGAACAAACGGGTGGCGAAATAAGCAAAATCAGCATGAACAGCCTCGAAACAGACGAAGCATAGCGAAACATCAGCATCagcatcgtcatcgtcatcgtcatcgtcatcgctGCCCCAAATCAATCTGAACTAGCTAAGCATAACACTTAATCGGAAGAGCGGAACAGAGGAAGGACTGACCTTGCGGATTCCGGAAGCGTGGAGGGCGGCGACGGAGGCGCAGGCGGTGGCGCCGACGAAGAGGGACGCGACGGCAGCGGCCTTCAGGGGCATGAGGCCCGGGCCGCCGCCGTAGCCCTTGAGGCACGACGAGATCCCCAGCCCGAGCTGGGCGGCGCCGCCCATCGCCCACCACCAGTGGCTCCCGATGCCCGTCCCTATCCCGATCCCGATCCCGATCCCGCCGGCGCCGCTCGTCCGCCggctcctccctcctcctccgtcgCCATTCCTCCGGATCGACGATCGCCTCCCCCTCGGCCGCCACGGCTCTCGAGAGCTACGAAGGATGGGCGAAGTTCCACTGTTTGCACTTGCAGAAGCAATTGGGCTTTGTTGGGCTTTGTTGGGCTCGTGTCACTTGATGGGCCTATTGggctatttcatttttttttcgtttattaagaaaataaatggatatttcGACAAgtgcaatttcttttccatcaatcttattgataaaatcaatcGAGTAGAGGTCTCAAGGTAATTACCATCGAGAACCTAAAATGCCCTCCAAGGTTTTTTGTGTGACACCCGATAATAATCCTCAATTGAAATCGGGAGGTGGGGAATAATGTTCAACTCAACTCGCGATCATCTCTATGTATGATAAGAAATGAGTAATTAAGCTAGTTCTATTTAACATTTCTCGATAAGTTTTCTCAGCTTATGATTGTTGTCCTTTATCACTTTTGAATCAACCCGAACAAAAGCTATCAATCTCTTATTTGAGAACTTTTGTGGAAAAAGAACAACGAAATCGAACATCCCAACGTAAGCAAGCCATTATGGTACCATAATTAAGAACTTGTGAAAAAAATGCGAAGGCAATAAAATAAGTAAGCAAAAGCACAAGAGAGGAGAACAAAAAGGTAGATTGGTTCAGGTCGACCTCGAAACAAAGTTAAATTCATTAGCTCAATTCCAAGCCAGCTTCAATGTCGCCCTGTTCAATTTTCAATTctaaaaattgggaaccggttataacatGGTAGGTTTTttctttgtccaaaaaatcgagaaataagggcgcgtttggtaacatttacgctcaaaattgttctaggaacagaaataaaaaaagtatttcgttccctttacaatttttgaacaaaagaacacgtttggtaagaacacgtttggtaagtgtaaaaaaaaactgttcttgaaataaaaaaagaatagaaacacgtttggtaaatgcactcaatttctgttcctagaatagaaaaaaaaaaaacagaaatacgtttggtaatcgtacaaaatttatgttttaaatttttcaaaaatgccttttttttttaataaagtttaaacttgatattaaattctcattctcatgaaatgctcattaattttattttgttcatggtgagtgaagacaaacattctcAACATGATCATTCTCACGAAATGCTAATTAATTTTACGTCTTTGCATCAATCAATCATCCTCGAGTCTCTAtttacaaaaatgtcattttcttctCAGAATTGCCCATCTataaatccaaaattttattctcaccTAAAAGCACCCTGAGCCAATTAAAAACCATAAACACGTCCAAACCTTAAGCAATATGCCAAAATGAGTTTACTTGGAAAGACTATCTAGTAT
Protein-coding regions in this window:
- the LOC104446351 gene encoding transcription factor DUO1, which encodes MRSCASMEGKREEQQQVLRKGPWKAEEDDVLISHVKKYGPRDWSSIRSKGLLQRTGKSCRLRWVNKLRPNLKNGCKFSAEEERVVIELQAQFGNKWARIATHLPGRTDNDVKNFWSSRQKRLARILQASSSKQHKHKRDVPAVPYHNVPTLEVPKLSSSAEEESTSRAHLCTMPHIADPPPPLRLLPPPPDLPNPGTPSASSHLAPHEFNSSEGLYSDPHMQIPFPHIPLAQFGISFSPESQDPMSRLDDPDYFSLLGPGDDASELVDGEGFPPDMPLLDPSLCCKGGDSMMRGNVNVGKPDIFFDDLPLDVPDHFEPLPSPSKW
- the LOC104444437 gene encoding uncharacterized protein LOC104444437; protein product: MGGAAQLGLGISSCLKGYGGGPGLMPLKAAAVASLFVGATACASVAALHASGIRKVEDLIEIGANIRTNLGNPPVAQVNERKSDNQ